From the genome of Chlorogloeopsis sp. ULAP01, one region includes:
- a CDS encoding flavin prenyltransferase UbiX — translation MSNQTQPIVLGVSGASGLIYAVRMIKFLLQADYEIELVASKSTYMVWQSEQNIRMPVEPIQQEQFWREQAGVEVGGKLRCHPWGDVGANIASGSFRTLGMIVIPCSMATVAKLAAGLSSDLLERAADVQIKEGRKLVIVPRETPFSLIHLRNLTTLAEAGVRIVPAIPAWYHNPQTIEDLVDFVVARTLDQLEIDCIPIQRWQGNH, via the coding sequence GTGTCAAATCAAACTCAACCTATCGTTTTAGGAGTATCAGGCGCATCTGGATTGATTTATGCGGTGCGGATGATCAAATTTTTGCTTCAAGCCGACTATGAAATCGAATTGGTTGCTTCCAAATCAACCTACATGGTTTGGCAATCCGAGCAAAATATTCGTATGCCGGTAGAACCTATTCAACAAGAGCAATTTTGGCGAGAGCAAGCAGGAGTTGAAGTTGGAGGAAAACTACGCTGTCATCCTTGGGGTGATGTGGGAGCAAATATCGCCAGTGGTTCCTTTCGTACCCTTGGAATGATTGTGATTCCGTGCAGTATGGCGACAGTAGCCAAGCTAGCAGCAGGTTTGAGTTCTGACTTGTTGGAGCGGGCAGCAGATGTACAGATTAAAGAAGGGCGAAAGTTAGTGATAGTTCCCCGCGAAACTCCTTTTAGCCTCATTCACCTTAGGAATTTAACCACCCTTGCAGAAGCTGGAGTTAGAATTGTTCCTGCAATTCCTGCTTGGTATCACAATCCTCAGACAATTGAGGATTTAGTTGATTTTGTTGTCGCCCGTACTTTAGATCAACTAGAAATTGATTGCATCCCAATTCAGCGTTGGCAAGGTAATCATTGA
- a CDS encoding LapA family protein encodes MAIFRLILLVALLGGLALLLAQNWSPVLPLVFLGMQTQALPLAMWILFSTAAGAATSLAISILFQLSSYFTAPKRQVSPASKPPRTRTPFDSDRPRTEEPKYSYTSPPPSASETADSTRASAEDWETSSINDDWDFDETEETAKSPQNTHFRDSDTYEKQQEPKSGSKSGSVYSYNYREPKNSGAGKTESVYDADYRVIVPPYQPPTDNQADGDEDDWGFLDDDNENEDERPRR; translated from the coding sequence ATGGCTATATTTCGCTTAATTTTATTAGTAGCATTATTGGGAGGACTAGCATTGTTACTAGCACAAAACTGGTCACCTGTGCTCCCACTAGTTTTTTTGGGTATGCAGACTCAGGCATTGCCACTAGCGATGTGGATCTTGTTCAGCACTGCTGCAGGTGCTGCTACCTCTTTAGCAATTTCTATCTTGTTTCAATTATCAAGCTATTTTACAGCACCAAAACGCCAAGTTAGCCCTGCATCTAAACCACCAAGAACACGAACTCCATTCGATAGTGATCGCCCTCGTACTGAAGAACCTAAATATAGCTATACTAGTCCTCCACCATCAGCAAGTGAAACTGCTGATAGTACCCGTGCTAGTGCAGAGGATTGGGAAACAAGCAGTATTAATGATGATTGGGATTTTGACGAAACAGAGGAAACAGCTAAATCTCCCCAAAATACACACTTTAGAGACTCTGATACTTACGAAAAACAACAAGAACCAAAAAGTGGCTCTAAATCAGGTTCTGTTTACTCTTACAACTACCGTGAACCTAAAAATTCTGGGGCGGGAAAAACGGAATCAGTTTACGATGCTGATTATCGAGTAATTGTTCCCCCCTATCAACCACCGACTGATAATCAAGCCGATGGAGATGAAGATGATTGGGGATTTTTAGACGATGATAACGAAAATGAAGATGAACGTCCCCGTCGATAA
- a CDS encoding NB-ARC domain-containing protein yields MSNFKKIEEEFIEANTHWEIEKLYVDLALAKGKALTPVEKKFLRGLLCGFSPAEIASKVYESRSSSTVRVYLSNGLYKYIEDLVSNQAGYSVKVKNWSRVTYLLEKAGYKKKLLAVDLDSDRILTTKLNDTNLSTPKQDSHLDLDEAADVSFFYGRETELALIKKYILQDNCRLLVLWGMAGIGKTALARKLAQEIQENFDYVIWRSLHLAPPLETILSQVIQFLSPQKQINITEKSVNLVSSQLIHCLRYYRCLIILDHVDTILDNKYGNELDHFNISDNNYRRQNNYYSLPYIGYLYGYENYGDLIRRIGDSQHQSCLLLTTREKPSKIADFKDENLSVRCLQLTGLNQVENAELFTNKELIEFNQEDIKHINNWYAGNPLFIKLVTNIIHEFFGASVQKFLAQNTLIFAEIRVILDEQFNRLSNLEKQIMYCIAVNPDFISLQTIESNILPSLPQQLILQGIELLQKRSLIERQVSGFSLIPVLREYIIERLIEDNWRFSAQKAGSLLITHAFLEKQLKNYIQASRLNMEN; encoded by the coding sequence GTGTCTAACTTTAAGAAGATAGAAGAGGAATTTATAGAAGCAAACACTCATTGGGAAATAGAAAAGTTATATGTAGATTTAGCTTTAGCAAAAGGCAAGGCTCTAACTCCAGTTGAAAAAAAGTTTCTACGCGGTTTACTTTGCGGTTTTAGTCCTGCTGAAATTGCTAGTAAAGTGTATGAAAGTCGTAGTAGTAGTACAGTTAGAGTATATCTTTCTAATGGGTTATATAAGTATATAGAAGATTTGGTTAGCAATCAAGCTGGATATTCTGTTAAAGTAAAGAACTGGAGTCGTGTAACTTATTTGCTTGAAAAGGCTGGTTACAAAAAAAAATTACTAGCAGTAGATTTAGATAGCGATCGCATTCTTACCACAAAACTAAATGATACTAATTTATCTACGCCCAAACAAGACTCACATTTAGATTTAGATGAAGCAGCAGATGTGAGTTTTTTTTATGGCAGAGAAACAGAATTAGCACTAATTAAAAAATATATTCTTCAAGATAATTGCCGACTTTTAGTACTTTGGGGCATGGCTGGGATCGGAAAAACAGCTTTAGCGCGGAAGCTAGCACAAGAGATTCAAGAAAATTTTGATTATGTGATTTGGCGTTCATTACATCTTGCTCCGCCTTTAGAAACTATTTTGAGTCAAGTCATTCAATTTTTATCTCCTCAAAAACAGATAAATATCACAGAAAAAAGTGTTAATTTAGTTAGTTCGCAATTAATACATTGCTTACGTTATTATCGTTGTCTAATCATTTTAGATCATGTAGATACAATTTTAGATAATAAATATGGAAATGAATTAGATCATTTTAATATCTCAGATAATAATTATAGAAGACAAAATAATTATTACTCCTTACCCTATATTGGCTATCTTTATGGTTATGAAAATTATGGAGATTTAATTAGACGCATAGGAGACTCGCAGCACCAAAGTTGCTTGTTGCTAACCACACGAGAAAAGCCTAGCAAAATTGCTGATTTCAAAGATGAAAACTTATCTGTGCGATGTTTACAATTAACGGGTTTAAATCAAGTAGAAAATGCAGAACTATTTACAAATAAAGAATTAATCGAATTCAATCAAGAAGATATAAAACATATTAATAATTGGTATGCAGGTAATCCATTATTTATAAAATTAGTTACAAATATAATTCATGAGTTTTTTGGTGCTAGTGTACAAAAATTTTTAGCACAAAATACTCTAATATTTGCAGAAATACGAGTAATCTTAGACGAGCAGTTTAATCGTTTGTCTAATCTAGAAAAGCAAATAATGTATTGCATAGCAGTTAATCCAGATTTTATTTCATTACAGACAATAGAAAGTAATATATTACCATCCTTGCCACAACAATTAATATTGCAAGGTATAGAGCTATTACAAAAACGATCGCTAATAGAAAGGCAAGTATCAGGCTTCTCTCTAATACCAGTATTGAGAGAATATATTATTGAAAGATTAATCGAGGACAATTGGAGATTTAGTGCGCAAAAAGCAGGCTCATTACTGATAACTCATGCATTTTTGGAAAAACAACTGAAAAATTACATTCAAGCAAGTCGTTTAAATATGGAAAATTAA
- a CDS encoding shikimate kinase — MNSLLKGINLYLVAMPGAGKTTVGRLLAKQLSYGFIDTDEVIVQAAGQSISQMFAEQGEAEFRLLESKVLAQICAIQKLVVATGGGIILRRENWSYLHHGLVVWLDAAVDILYSRLREDTTRPLLQETDPKAKLRSLLEQRQPLYAQADLRITIREEETPEDISTRVLEAIPSVLKKPDSLPNGY; from the coding sequence GTGAATAGCTTATTAAAAGGGATTAATCTGTACTTAGTTGCAATGCCGGGAGCGGGAAAAACAACAGTAGGGCGTTTACTGGCAAAACAGCTAAGTTATGGATTTATAGACACTGACGAAGTAATTGTACAAGCAGCAGGACAGTCTATCAGTCAAATGTTTGCCGAACAAGGAGAAGCAGAGTTTCGCCTGTTAGAAAGCAAGGTTTTAGCACAAATTTGTGCGATTCAAAAGCTAGTAGTTGCCACTGGTGGGGGGATTATCCTGCGGCGAGAAAACTGGAGTTATTTACATCACGGCTTAGTTGTTTGGCTAGATGCAGCAGTAGATATACTGTATAGTCGTTTAAGAGAGGATACAACCCGACCATTATTGCAAGAAACCGATCCCAAAGCAAAGTTGCGATCGCTCCTCGAACAACGACAACCACTTTACGCTCAAGCCGATTTGCGAATTACCATCAGGGAAGAAGAAACACCAGAAGACATTTCTACACGAGTTTTAGAAGCAATTCCCAGCGTTCTCAAAAAACCGGATTCTCTGCCAAATGGTTATTAG
- the argB gene encoding acetylglutamate kinase, with amino-acid sequence MMINDTEYIRQAAATRVQVLSEALPYIQQFTGRTIVVKYGGAAMKDSNLKDKVIRDIVFMSCVGLRPILVHGGGPEINSWLDKLGIEAQFKNGLRVTDAPTMDVVEMVLVGRVNKEIVSLINQAGGSAVGLCGKDGNLIKARPQGEEGIGFVGEVSIVKIKILETLVSNGYIPVVSSVAADDTGQAYNINADTVAGEIAAAMGAEKLILLTDTRGILKDYKDPSSLIPKVDIQEARELIGAGVVSGGMIPKVNCCVRSLAQGVRAAHIIDGRIPHALLLEIFTDGGIGTMIGGSQFV; translated from the coding sequence ATCATGATTAACGATACTGAATACATTCGGCAAGCTGCGGCTACGCGTGTGCAAGTGTTAAGTGAGGCATTACCTTACATCCAACAATTTACAGGCCGAACTATCGTTGTCAAATACGGCGGCGCGGCGATGAAAGATAGCAATCTCAAAGATAAAGTTATCCGCGATATCGTATTTATGTCCTGTGTTGGTTTGCGCCCAATTTTGGTACATGGCGGTGGCCCAGAAATTAATAGTTGGCTTGATAAACTGGGAATCGAAGCACAATTTAAGAACGGTTTGCGGGTAACTGATGCACCGACAATGGATGTTGTAGAAATGGTGTTAGTCGGTCGTGTTAATAAAGAAATTGTCTCTTTGATTAATCAAGCTGGCGGTTCAGCAGTGGGGCTATGTGGTAAGGATGGCAATTTAATTAAAGCTCGTCCCCAAGGAGAAGAAGGCATTGGCTTTGTAGGGGAAGTGAGCATTGTAAAGATTAAGATTTTAGAAACACTGGTAAGTAACGGATATATTCCCGTAGTATCAAGTGTAGCTGCCGATGACACTGGTCAAGCTTACAATATCAACGCTGACACCGTAGCTGGAGAAATCGCAGCAGCAATGGGAGCAGAAAAGCTGATTTTGCTCACTGATACACGAGGTATTCTCAAAGATTATAAAGATCCCTCTAGTTTAATTCCCAAAGTAGATATTCAAGAAGCCCGTGAACTAATTGGTGCTGGTGTCGTCAGTGGCGGCATGATCCCCAAAGTTAATTGCTGCGTGCGATCGCTCGCTCAAGGAGTACGTGCTGCACACATTATTGATGGTCGCATTCCCCATGCTCTACTACTAGAAATCTTTACCGATGGCGGGATTGGCACCATGATTGGTGGCTCTCAATTTGTGTGA